The sequence below is a genomic window from Silene latifolia isolate original U9 population chromosome 7, ASM4854445v1, whole genome shotgun sequence.
AGAGCATATTAGAATTGGATTACTGCATTATTGatgcaataatattcaatatacttacTTACTTAACTACTGTTGAAGCAGACAATGAGTACAAGTGACGCAACTACGTCTTCTTCTACAAATAACAGCTTTAAGACACCAAGAACAAGAATTGAAACATTAAGTGCACTCCAGTACATTCCATTCTGTCCAGAGGAAAAGAAACCTAAAGTAGGACAAGTATTCGAAACACTAGAATCATCAGAGTTATTCTACAAAGATTATTGTACAATCTGTGGGTTTACGCCAAGACTTGCAACAACAAAAAGGATTAAAGGCAATGAGTTAtcaaacagttttgcattaaggaatGTTGCCTGCAATAGGCAAGGTGTAAAGGAAAGTAGGAAAAGGAAGAGGACTGATACTGATACTGATACTGCTGACAATGATGCACAATCTGATGTGACAGACATAAGCCGTGTAAGGCCTATTACAAGAATTGACTGTCGTGCATTAGTGCAGTTCAAATACCAAGAAAATGGAACTTATATTGTTACCAGATTCGATGAAGCCCATAACCATCCACTTGCTTCGCCAGAATCTACAATATTCTTGAAAGGAAACCGAAAAATGACAGAGGTACAGAAACAATTTGTCACAAAGGTAAAGGTGCTAAAACTAGGTGGTGTGAAAGCCTATAGAGGTTGGAAGGAGCTGTGTGGAGGTTACGACAACATTGGTGCTACTGAGGTTGATTTCAAAAACTTTGTCAGGGACATAAAAATCTACATTGGTAATTTTGATACGCAAATGTTTGTTGAGAATCTTATTGGAAAAAAGACACATGCagttcattttactttgattttatagTAGATGAAAACAAGTGCCTGGCTGGAGTGTTTTGGGCAGATCCGATCTGCATAAAGAACTACATGCTGTTCGGTGAGGTGTTATCAGCAGATGCTACATATgtaacaaacaagtacgatatggtgTTTGTGCCTTTCACAGGAGTTGATCACCACAAAAGGTGCATAAATTTTGGAGCTGGATTGATAGGTGATGAAATTATTGAGTGTTATAGATGGCTGTTCAAGACATTTTAGGAAGCAATGAGTGGGTGCCAGCCGAGAATTATAATTACTGATCAGGACAAATCAATGAAGTCGGTAGTCCCGGAAGTGTTTAAGGAGTCAACACACAGACTGTGCATGTGGCACATAATGAAGAAACTAAGAGAAAAAGTCAGTTATCAACTGTTTTAAGATGAGGATTTTAAGACCAGGCTCAAtaggtgtgtttggaacaaccaacTTGAGCCTGATGAATTCGAAGAACAATGGGGGAAGATAATGACTGATTATCAACTTGTAGAACACGAGTGGTTTTCAGATTTGTACGATATCAGGGAATAGTGGATCCCTGCCTATTTTAAAGATGTTTCCATGTCTGGCTTGATGAGGGTTACTTCTAGGTCTGAGAGTGAAAACAGTTTCTTTGACAAGTTCCTCACACCTCATTTGACCCTTATTTAGTTTTGGGTGTGCTATGAGAGTGCCTTGGAAGCACAAAGACACAAGCAGTCCAAGTTGAACAGTGAAAACAAACACTCTGAAATCCCACGGAAAACAAAATCAAACCTTGAAGTCCATTCTTCTGAAATATACTCGcacaacattttcaaagactTCAAAACAGAATTGGTTGCAACTTTGTCTGATTGCCGTTTTGAATATGTGGAGAAGATTAATGAGataaaaatatatattctaaCATACTTGCAGATGCCAAATAAGTCATGGAACGTAGCATATTCACCAGATAACATGGAGATTACTTGTTCCTGTTCTATGTTTCGTAGAAATGGGCTTGTTGTGCGAGCACCGCTTTGGATTCTACACAACCAAGATTTTCGAAAAAATACCGAGAACAAAGTACATAATGCAAAGATGGACAAAAGCTGCAATGAGTAAGCTGTCTTTGATAAAGATGGCAAACGATAGATGTCTCTCAAAAGTTTTCTCGAGGAAAAGTTTGAGTCTTGAGTATGTGGCAAGAGGTTTATTCTTGTGTCATCGTAGGCCGAGTGTGATGATAACGACATGAAGCTTTTGATTGAAAAACTGAGAGATATTAGATTGGATATGATTAGTAACAGAAGTGTTCCagcaaagaagaaagacaagatgAAAGAAATAGATAAGTATGTGGGCTGCAAAATACCTCAGAAGTTGGTGATTCATGTTCctaaaaaatctaaaaacaagggtaggaccaagggcaagagaattgaatcacaaatgttaaaaaccctaaagaagagaggaaaagagaagaggcactgcaaaacatgtggccgccaaagacacaactctaggacttgcaaagaaacaaaccatctgacaggtatgtataatttggtttcttattaaagcatattacattaatgttaaataattattaattatacaAGTATAGCGCATAGTGTTTACCTTCCAAAATCATCACTCTTACATGGAGGCACATAAGCTCTTTGTGCAATGAACATTATGGTTGTTCTGAAGGCACAGATGAGAATTTCAGCAATGTATATTTGGTTAACATTAAACGTATATCaatttagttgttcattttggccattttctccttataaaaTCTAATATTTAATTTACATTATGTTGCATATTTACCAAATACCACCatgaagatgacgacgatgaaggagatgaatctgatgatgtggaggacgacgatgaagaagatgaatctgataacgaagtggaagatgcaaatttttgattcaaggatagacatccatattatacactacgagaacattcttaaaggcttgtatgtacaattcgattttactgccaaagtacattactcttataggcaaagtatattacatttctattaaaggatcattattattgttctgcaaggaacattcttaaaggcttgtatgtacaattcgattttactgccaaagtacattactcttatagccaaagtatattacatttatattaaaggatcattattgttgttctgtaaggaacattcttaaaggcttgtatgtacaattcgatttcactgccaaagtacattactcttatagccaaaatATATTTCATTTGTATTAAAGGataattattgttgttctgcaaggaatattcttaaaggcttgtatgtacaattcgatttcactgccaaagtacattactcttatagccaaaatATATTTcatttgtattaaaggttcattattgttgttctgcagggacatcatcaacttgattggaattgttttcccagagtacaataattttaaggcgttttgcacaataaacattattgttgttttgcaagaacataataaactttattgaaatttttttccggaatataacactctcttgaattaattttttttcaaacttcaagttgttCGAGTCGTAGCTTCCTCAATATATGTTAAATTACTCACACAAATGTCACAAACGAAACTAAAAAAGTTTTTACGGCTTGAATTCagcatcttcctcatcttcatcgtcgtattcttcccatggcagtgggtttgaacggaaatccattgccttctttagtaCAACATCAAAACATACATTGCCCTCTGTTGAAATCATATATGAAATGTATTTCTTCCGCAGAATCAGTATGGGAGCATCCTAGGAAAGTAAAGAAAACAAGGGCTTAGAACATGTACAAATGTGTACTGAATTATGTATTAATAATAATTGTATTACTTCTGAAATTCACATCGCCTTTTTTAAGGCCACAGGTCTAATTTAGATTAcccttaaatgtctccatatgtctcaTAACGTAAACACCACAATCAGTCTTGTTAGTGTTGTTCCTCCACTTCATCTTTGCAAGAATAGGCTGCAGTTTTTTGATGCGATCAACTTTTACCTTTGAAACACGGATGTCTTTCAAGTATTCTGCTAGAACATTACGCTCGGGCGGAGAAAGGGGGGGAAGAAAATATTAGGACACTAATAATTATGAGCtacaatatcacaaaaataataaaattaagacATGCCATATTTTTGGGGAAGGTACACTCTATGTAAAGTCATTGTACATTCATAATAATGAATAGGAACAACATCTAGTGCTGTTAAGCAAAAGAGAGCATAAAATCTTACAAAAGACAGTGGTCTATCGTGGAAAAATTCTTCTGGTTTTCCGTCACGATGCACATTATCAATGATGATGAACTTATACTTGTTGCTGTCAATGACTAGTAAATGGTAATGCCTTTTATATATAACTGGAAGAAGAACTGTAGATTTTAAAAGATTTAATTAGGAAACaagcaaattaaatataacatgtagaaagagtgtatattgtcgatgctaaccaaatcaattctatctgggttaaccaagaattgggtaaactcttctttcattatatccttaatcaCCATAAAATTTTCAACAGTGTCCAGTTCTCCTTGAAGCATCATCTGTATGCAAGACAAGTAAAGTTTCTGATGTTAATCAAGGGAAACaacattacaaaatttacttgttgaaataagtttatataaatatttgacttACACACACAGCTGTGGTGAAAAAAAATCGATATGGCTCTGAAGAGTTTCTTCTAGATTCCTTGGCATTCAAAAGTTTTGCCCAACAATCGATCACATCACTCGTTAAATACTTAGATTGTCGTAGCGTTGCCATTTCAATACGCCGAAGAGAAATGTCACCCACATGCACAAGAAGTTCCCTGGTTCAGGACTACCAGTGTTAACTGAAAACAGGATACAtaatattttaaatttaaatattgtacattagtagagatatatatatacctagctaaatcggtatgtttttctctactatacgacacataatcagcaatgcaattctgaaagtCAGTAAGAGGAGTAATAAGGCATGTATCTGTGCTTAGTAAATTACGATTTGCAAGGGTGCTCGGAGACTCTGGTTGACTTGTTTCACGTTCATGAACATTTTGATTGTTGATGACTTTGCCCTTGGTAGTGTCAGCACTGTCAAGCACATTATGCTCATTTGTACTCTTATCTTTTATCCTAGCTATGTCGTTTGTATTACTCACATCTGTCGTGCTGTCATTGTTCTCACAAACATCATTACCATCTGGTATATTCCCTTCTGTACAACCTACCTCCACTGTTCTCTTCTTAACCCTAACAGTCTCATTGTTGTCACAAACACCAATATCATCGGTActcttctctttctttccaaCTACCTCCTCTCCTATCTCCTCATCCCCAACAGTCTCATCACCACATTTATCCTCGTAGAATTCTTTATCAGACGAATCCAGTTTCTTTGGGAAGGGCTTCTCTTGATACTGCTTCACCTTTGTTAAAACGTCATCACAAACAATGTTGCACTTGGATGAAACTAAAGTGCAAAGATATTTGATTCTCAATATTCGAAGTCCATCCATCTACAAAAGTTAGAATATCTTGAGGATAGGTAACATATAAACAAGAATGTGCTTTTAATACTTTAAGAAAGATCATTTAATTAAACCAAAAGTACATTTACAATTATGGGATATAAATTGTTTAGAAACTTACGTTGTTTTATGTCAACCCACAAGTCCAATACTGACCCCCCTTATACGTTTTCATATGTTTCAttgtgtaaataccacagtcaacaacattttgatggtttctccaaggcattttTAATACAGCAGGCTCCATTGCTCTTACTCTTTCCTTCAAATCACCAATGTCATTGAAATATTCTGCCAAAGCATTACGCTGCATGGAAAAATTCAGATCAAGCTGTGCAAAAAATATGACATTTGATACGtgtagtccttttaggcctttttatgcacgtatttctatgctattctcgtagttttatgctacaaaaTGCCCCAAATATGCtattttggtttgttttgttttatttgcaagaatggacctgaaagtggtagaatcgagccttttatcgtccgttttgcatgcatttggaggatgagaaGATTTGGAGCGCGAAATATTGCTGCTACGGGATGCGTGAAGACGTGTCAGAAGCTAAATAaccaagtcaaagctgaaactaacgacaCAAGTAGTTGCTGAAGTCAGataacactcgatcgagaactttactggtcgatcgagtgcttttggatGGAAGAATAGTCGATCGAATACAATTTATACTCGATAGAAATGTGTtcttttagggtttactcgatcgagtggttatttcactcgatcgagtggtttgagcttaattctactcgatcgagtagttttaaatgactcgatcgagtggtttgctattgggctcgggctttttagtcttatttcgttattaggttaaataaaaatcGTCTTTT
It includes:
- the LOC141590443 gene encoding protein FAR1-RELATED SEQUENCE 5-like: MSTSDATTSSSTNNSFKTPRTRIETLSALQYIPFCPEEKKPKVGQVFETLESSELFYKDYCTICGFTPRLATTKRIKGNELSNSFALRNVACNRQGVKESRKRKRTDTDTDTADNDAQSDVTDISRVRPITRIDCRALVQFKYQENGTYIVTRFDEAHNHPLASPESTIFLKGNRKMTEVQKQFVTKVKVLKLGGVKAYRGWKELCGGYDNIGATEVDFKNFVRDIKIYIDENKCLAGVFWADPICIKNYMLFGEVLSADATYVTNKYDMVFVPFTGVDHHKRCINFGAGLIGDEIIECYRWLFKTF